The proteins below are encoded in one region of Thermothelomyces thermophilus ATCC 42464 chromosome 1, complete sequence:
- a CDS encoding glycoside hydrolase family 61 protein (CAZy_ID 267927), whose translation MKGLLGAAALSLAVSDVSAHYIFQQLTTGGVKHAVYQYIRKNTNYNSPVTDLTSNDLRCNVGATGAGTDTVTVRAGDSFTFTTDTPVYHQGPTSIYMSKAPGSASDYDGSGGWFKIKDWGADFSSGQATWTLASDYTATIPECIPPGDYLLRIQQLGIHNPWPAGIPQFYISCAQITVTGGGSANPGPTVSIPGAFKETDPGYTVNIYNNFHNYTVPGPAVFTCNGSGGNNGGGSNPVTTTTTTTTRPSTSTAQSQPSSSPTSPSSCTVAKWGQCGGQGYSGCTVCAAGSTCQKTNDYYSQCL comes from the exons ATGAAGGGACtcctcggcgccgccgccctctcgCTGGCCGTCAGCGATGTCTCGGCCCACTACATCTTTCAGCAGCTGACGACGGGCGGCGTCAAGCACGCTGTGTACCAGTACATCCGCAAGAACACCAACTATAACTCGCCCGTGACCGATCTGACGTCCAACGACCTCCGCTGCAATGTGGGTGCTACCGGTGCGGGCACCGATACCGTCACGGTGCGCGCCGGCGATTCGTTCACCTTCACGACCGATACGCCCGTTTACCACCAGGGCCCGACCTCGAT CTACATGTCCAAGGCCCCCGGCAGCGCGTCCGACTacgacggcagcggcggctggTTCAAGATCAAGGACTGGG GTGCCGACTTTAGCAGCGGCCAGGCCACCTGGACCTTGGCGT CTGACTACACCGCCACGATTCCGGAATGTATTCCCCCCGGCGACTACCTGCTTCGCATCCAGCAACTCGGCATCCACAACCCTTGGCCCGCGGGCATCCCCCAGTTCTACATCTCTTGTGCCCAGATCACCGTGACTGGTGGCGGCAGTGCCAACCCCGGCCCGACCGTCTCCATCCCAGGCGCCTTCAAGGAGACCGACCCGGGCTACACTGTCAAC aTCTACAACAACTTCCACAACTACACCGTCCCTGGCCCAGCCGTCTTCACCTGCAACGGTAGCGGCGGCAacaacggcggcggctccaacccagtcaccaccaccaccaccaccaccaccaggcCGTCCACCAGCACCGCCCAGTCCCAGCCGTCGTCGAGCCCGACCAGCCCCTCCAGCTGCACCGTCGCGAAGTG GGGCCAGTGCGGAGGACAGGGTTACAGCGGCTGCACCGTGTGCGCGGCCGGGTCGACCTGCCAGAAGACCAACGACTACTACAGCCAGTGCTTGTAG
- a CDS encoding glycoside hydrolase family 2 protein (CAZy_ID 267943) gives MYLPLRLALVSLGLLLACAEAAEPYRLRAPPLDTPWTKDVGTNPWPQHPRPQLRRDAWKTLNGIWTYQPTQGAPDAGALPKLPLEKEVLIPSCIESGISGIMDMSFQVTRMWFGTNFTVPPRWTESGRRVLLNFEAVDYEATVYVNGAEVGFNRGGYARFTFDITDHLAENGANELHVFVFDPTDDQSIPQGKQTKRPSHIFYTPCTGIWGTVWLESVPDNFISGLDLAGDMDGKLTVTVHSRTKKETPVEISVVAPHGGVGAKHEGVSDREFTLRVPDPDLWSPDSPTLYNVTVKLGADEVTSYTGFRTISSGVVNGIKRPLLNGEFVFLFGPLDQGYWPDGIYTPPTLEAMVYDLRVIKSLGMNMRRRVFTNARPTDAEQKEFERQLEIMVNEHKSHPSIIAWVLYNEGWGQRTDYFPEFALTDRVRELDPTRLIDSVTGWHDHGADNHKYAEPQCGTPWHSQPSSPFDPNRIGFQGEFGGIGHRPADENLWPIDGAVRTINETYEIHAGLESYHYRAHVLLTQLREQVERYACSGAVYTQTTDVEGEVNGLLTMDRRVVRVDVDRWREDIRALYKAARARAK, from the exons ATGTATCTCCCCCTGCGGCTTGCTCTTGTGTCGCTCGGCCTGCTGTTGGCGTGCGCCGAAGCGGCCGAACCGTACCGCCTTCGCGCTCCCCCCCTCGACACGCCGTGGACCAAAGATGTGGGCACGAACCCTTGGCCGCAGCATCCTCGCCCCCAGCTCCGCCGCGATGCTTGGAAGACGCTCAACGGCATCTGGACATACCAGCCAACCCAAGGCGCTCCCGACGCCGGCGCCCTCCCGAAGCTGCCTCTGGAGAAGGAAGTTCTGATTCCCTCGTGCATCGAGAGCGGTATCTCCGGCATTATGGATATGAGTTTTCAGGTCACTAGGATGTGGTTCGGGACCAACTTCACCGTGCCCCCGCGCTGGACCGAGTCGGGCCGCCGCGTCCTGCTCAACTTTGAGGCGGTCGACTACGAGGCCACCGTCTACGTCAATGGCGCGGAGGTCGGGTTCAACCGCGGCGGTTACGCTCGCTTCACCTTTGACATTACCGATCACCTTGCTGAGAACGGTGCCAATGAGCT CcacgtcttcgtcttcgacCCGACGGATGACCAGAGCATCCCCCAGGGCAAGCAGACCAAGCGACCCTCGCACATCTTCTACACGCCATGCACGGGCATCTGGGGAACCGTGTGGCTCGAGAGCGTCCCGGACAACTTCATCTCGGGCCTCGACCTGGCCGGCGACATGGACGGCAAGCTGACCGTCACCGTCCACAGCCGGACCAAGAAGGAGACCCCGGTCGAGATCTCGGTCGTGGCTCCGCACGGCGGTGTGGGGGCCAAGCACGAGGGCGTCTCGGACCGCGAGTTCACGCTCCGGGTGCCCGACCCCGACCTCTGGTCGCCCGACTCGCCCACCCTGTACAACGTCACCGTCAAGTTGGGCGCGGACGAGGTCACCAGCTACACGGGCTTCCGGACCATCTCCTCCGGCGTGGTCAACGGGATCAAGCGCCCCCTGCTCAACGGCGAGTTCGTCTTCCTGTTCGGCCCGCTCGACCAGGGCTACTGGCCGGACGGCATCTACACCCCACCGACGTTGGAAGCCATGGTCTACGACCTGAGAGTGATTAAGAGCCTGGGGATGAACATGCGTAG GAGGGTGTTCACCAACGCGCGGCCCACCGACGCGGAGCAAAAGGAGTTCGAGCGTCAGCTGGAGATCATGGTCAACGAGCACAAGAGCCACCCGTCCATCATCGCCTGGGTCCTCTACAACGAGGGCTGGGGTCAGAGAACCGACTACTTCCCCGAGTTCGCGCTGACCGACCGCGTCCGCGAGCTCGACCCGACCAGGCTCATCGATTCGGTCACGGGCTGGCACGACCATGGTGCG GACAATCATAAATATGCTGAACCGCAGTGCGGCACGCCTTGGCATTCCCAGCCGTCGTCTCCGTTCGACCCGAACCGGATCGGCTTCCAGGGCGAGTTCGGAGGGATCGGTCATCGCCCAGCCGATGAAAA CCTCTGGCCCATCGACGGGGCGGTCAGGACGATCAACGAGACGTACGAGATCCACGCCGGGCTCGAGTCGTACCACTACCGCGCCCACGTGCTCCTCACCCAGCTGCGCGAGCAGGTCGAGCGCTACGCCTGCAGCGGCGCCGTCTACACGCAGACCACCGACGTCGAGGGCGAGGTCAACGGCCTCCTGACCATGGACCGCCGCGTCGTCCGCGTCGACGTCGACCGCTGGCGCGAGGACATCCGCGCCCTCTACAAGGCCGCCCGTGCGAGGGCCaaataa